The genomic interval GGTCAGGCAGACAGGGCAGGCCACCGCCAGAATGTCCGCACCTGTATCGAGAGCCTCCCTGACCCTGATTCTCGCCGGACTGTTGGGTTCGGAGCCGAAAAAATCCGTGTAGAAGTTACCGCCGCCACCGCCGCAACAGAAGGAATTCTCCCTGTTTCTCTCCATCTCCACGAGTTCGACCCCTGGAATGCTTCTCAGGATCTTCCTCGGAGCCTCATACTCCTGGTTGTACCTTCCAAGAAAGCAGGAATCATGATAGGTGACCCGAGCCTCGACCCCCTTGGACAGGTCTATCCTTCCATCCACGACCATCTCTACAAGAAGCTGGGTGTAGTGCTTCACCTCGAAGTTGCCGCCGTACGCTGGATATTCGTTTTTCATCGCGTTGTAGGCATGAGGAGAGAGGGTCACCACCCTCTTCACGCCGAGACCGGTAAACCTCCGGATGTTCTCTCCGGCAAGGATTTCGAAAAGCCCTCTCTCGCCGAGCAGCTTCACCTCGTTGCCCTCACAGGTCTCTCCGCTCCCGAGGATTCCAAAGGAGAGCCCGCTTGCAAGCAGTACCTCCCCCAGGGCTCTCGCCATCTCGATTCCTCTCGTGTCGAAAGAGCCC from Deltaproteobacteria bacterium carries:
- a CDS encoding (Fe-S)-binding protein; translated protein: MGELRLPLGDYRETVHLCRLCGNCRQAGTTYLPCCPAGERFGFDEYYSRGKAIIAGQLLKGSLAWSRSLAEVVYRCAVCGACVEQCPVSYKDYILDVFAALREECVERSLVPREVGDFLENVYKYGNPWAEPRQKRGLWAEGTGIGEYERGEDFLYYVGCMGSFDTRGIEMARALGEVLLASGLSFGILGSGETCEGNEVKLLGERGLFEILAGENIRRFTGLGVKRVVTLSPHAYNAMKNEYPAYGGNFEVKHYTQLLVEMVVDGRIDLSKGVEARVTYHDSCFLGRYNQEYEAPRKILRSIPGVELVEMERNRENSFCCGGGGGNFYTDFFGSEPNSPARIRVREALDTGADILAVACPVCLTMLDDAAKAEGTEGGMRVMDISEILASLVLPERGSS